CGTGCCCCAAACTGCTTCCCTGCAAGGTATACGGCATCTGCCCCTGCATTCACAGCTGCTTTCAGGGATTCCATAGATCCTGCAGGTGCCAGTAGTTCTGGTATTTCTATTTTCATTGTATTCCTCCGGATAAATGTAAATAACAGGATTTATAATCATAAATAATTTCAAAAACGCTCATGTATTGGAATGTTAACAGCTAGAGAAAAATGTTTACAAAATCAGAGATTTTATAACCGCGAAAATCCGTGATTTTCGCATGCTATGTATTTTTCTGAGCATAAAAAAAATCTTTGATTTTATATGATTTTGAAGACTGTTAGTTTTGTGACCTTAAAATATGTAATTTTTACATGGTGTTGATGTTAGTGCTGTAATTTATGTTAATCATTGATTAAATAATGAATTTTTTTTAAACAAGTCAACTTAAATTAAAAGTATCACAACATGAAGTATAAACCGTGCACAGGATCAGACATGAGCGTTAAAATAAATTTTAGTATAGTAGTTTATTTAGTTTTAGCTAATTATACTTTTTAATGCCAGATGTGTAACAGATCATTAAGCTCAAACTATATTTAGGATTATGGAAATAATTAACCAGTATGTATATATGTTTAGAAGGCATTGACGGCTCGGGAAAATCAACACAAATTCTTCTTCTTGAGGAATGGCTCAATGAATGCGGATTTGAAGTTATGCGGGTTTTTGAACCCACTGATTCTGATACTGGGAGATTAATAAGGAAAATGCTCAGGGATCCTGACGCAACTGGAGAAAATTTCCAGAAAACATTGGCTCTTTTATTTGCTGCCGACCGCATGGTACTTATGGATGAAATCGAGGCTGCAGAAGAATCTGGTAAAATTGTAATAAGTGACAGGTGTTTTTATTCGAGTATTGTTTATCAAAATGACCCTTCATGGCTTTACGAATTAAATAAATTTGTTAAAATACCGGACATGGTAATATTGCTTGATCTGGATGTTGAAACTGCTCTTAAGCGGTGCGATGGTAAAGATAGCTTTGAAAATAAGATCTTTCTTGAAAAAATAAGGGAAAGATACCTTGACCTTGCAGAAAAGAATGATTTCTTTGTTATAAATGCAAATAATGGAATTAACAAAGTTTATGATGAAATGAAGAGGGTAATATCTCCTAAAATTGGTAGATGTGTTTAGTTAATTGTATTTTTATTTCTTTAAATTTTTAACCTGTTTTTTTAGGGAGATATCAATTTGTTTTGTTTGTAAATAATGGAATTAACAAAGAGGGTAATATCTTCCAAAATTGGTAGATGTGTTTAGTTAATTGTATTTTTATTTCTTTAAATTTTTAACCTGTTTTTTTAGGGAGATATTCAATTTGTTTTGTTTGCAAATAATACATGCAAATAATACATGCAAATTATAGATCTATTTTAATGGAATTATGAATATGCACAAAAATTAAGTATTATTTAAATCATAAATATCATCTGTACAAAAAACAAGCTCTAATGAAATTCTGAGTTTATTTACTATTTGCGGAGAAACAAGTATGGTAAATGAAGATGAACTTACAGATATGATAGTTAATATGGATTTAGAGAAAGTTGATGGCCCTAAAGATATCTGGGAAAAGAAGATTGATCTTGATGACGGCCGATCTTTAGTTGTAGGCTATGAAGAGGAATCAAAAGTCTGTCAGGGGTTAACTAAAGATTTAACCAGTGGAACAGATGAGGAAAAATGTGCCATTACCTACAGCTGGTACTGGGAAGTTAGGGACTCTGAAACATGGGATGTTATTTATGAAAATCATGATACGGATTTAGGTTTTTGTTCTGAAGATTTACAAAGAGCCTGGAGCGATGAAAGCACCTTTGAAGATATTGGTGATGTTCCAGGAACAGAACTCTGCACATGGAGCGATCAAAACGGTATAGATGATATAGTAGAGGATATAATTGATGATATTAGAGATGTTGTAAAAATACAATAAAAATAAGCATGCATCTTGATAGTTCAAGATTTTAAATTTTAACTAATAATTTTAAAGGATAATTATTGTTTATCCATTAATTATTTTATTTTCTGGTTCAAATTCATTTATAAGTGGTAAATAGCCCAAAATATTTAAAGGATAATTATTATTTATCCTCTAATTCTTTTATTCTCTGGTTTAAACCCCTGATAATAATGTCCTGTGCACCTTCGAGGTCCTGTTTTTCACCGACAATTACAGGTCCGTGTTCAGTCTGTTTAAATTCTAATTTGTCGTATTTTTCCATAACTTCTTCCACCAATTTTGATGGAGTTCCTGGAGGTATTCTCATTTCATATTCCATAAAATCACCTATTCAAAATAGTTTCTTACAGGTTCTAAAATTTCAATTAATTCATTTGTTACTGTATTTTTGAGGTCAAGGGGATGTAATTTTCCATCTTTATATGACTCTAAAAGCTCATTGTAACTTAATTCAAGATTTCCTCCAAATTTAGGAGGTCTTTCAATTAACATGGTGTCTTTATGGTCATATATGAAGTGTTTTGCTATTTCAATTATCGGATTTCCTTCCACTTCTCCTGCTGGGCAGAAACTGTTTTTAATCTTCTTTTTTATAGTTTCGGGAGAATCATCAATAGCTATGAAATTTTCTTTACTTGAAGACATCTTTTCAGAGCCGTCAGTTCCATGGAGAAGTGGTGTGTGGATTATAACTGGTACAGAAGACCCTACTTTCGGTAGGTTTTCCCTTGCAAGCATATGTATTTTTCTCTGTTCCATTCCACCAAGTGCAACATCAACATCTAAAAACAGCATGTCTATAACCTGCATAAGAGGATATATTACTTCTGCAACGCGGTGATCAGTTTCATGTCTTGTTATCTGTGCCATACTTCGTTTTGCACGTGCAAGAGTAGTTGAAAGTGCAAGCTGGTATATTTTACAGGTGTATTCTTCTGATGTTTGGAAACTGGAACCTAAAATGAATTCAGTTTCTTCACTCAATCCAAAGGCAAGGAAACATTTCCTCATGTAATCTGCAATTTCCTTAATTTCTTCAAGGGTTCCCTTTTCATTTAAATATGCATGGAGGTCTGCAAGAAGAATTTTAATTTTGAACCCTGCTTTCTGCAGGTCTATCATCTTTTTAACGGTGATAGCATGTCCAAGATGGACTTTTCCCGAGGGTTCATAACCGATATAAGCTACAGGAGAATCTTTTTGAAGTTTTTCTTTAAGTTCATCGTGGGATATTATTTCCAGTGTTCCTCTTTCTATCATGTCTATTGTATTATCTATGTCCATTATATCACCGTAAATTATCTAAAAATGAATTTTATCATCATGATTGAAAATCAGATAATTTATTAATATTTAAATTATCACTTTGCACATTTAATTATTTTTAAAGTTCCCTAAAATATAAACATTCCCTTCTATTTCAACTACAGGTACTTGAGACCCAATTTCAACATCAGCAATTTCAGGATTTATATCTATATCTAACGGTTCATATGAAACGGGATGAAGTATCTGAATTGAATTTGGAGATTTTGCAGTTACAGTTGTTTCCTTAATATCTTCTTTCTTTGCAACTGTTTCTATTTTATCGTAATCACGCCACTGGATTGAGGTCTGGCTTTGCGAAACTAAATCATGGACTGAAATTCGTTTACCTTCTATACTTGTAACCTGACCTAAAATATTTCCATATTTAACAAAGTCATTAACTCTGAAATAAGGTATTCTAAAAGAAATCCATGTCCTGTAAAGGTCTTTTCCAGCAGATTTGTCACGGCCCATTAGCCGAGGTGATTCTTTAATAACTCCACCAAAGTGGTCCTTCAAGATATTCGATAATCTTTTAGCAACCTTCTGAGAACCAACATAGTAATCTATTCCTTCTTTAAGCACGAAGCGCTCTGCTATATATGCCATTTTGTTCTTCTTTGAAATTTTATTGATACTGTCTGCGACGAGCATGTCAATGGAGTTTATCTCTTCTTCGTCGGGATTTCTGTTATCTGCCCTTAGTTGAATTACGGCCTCATAGTATCCTGACATGTATTTACTGCATTCTGGGCAGACATTTCTATTGATTTTAACATTTAACTTATAGTCTTGCTCGATTATTTCCCCTAAAATAGATCCTGTGATATGTACAATAAATTCAAGGGTAGATCCTCGTTCTAAAATCAGTTCAAGATCAATTTCAACATCTTCGGCATATTTGTTTAATGTTATATTGTCATTTAACGTGTTGAGTATAACTTCTTCGTCTGATATTTCTAAATCATGCCATTTTCCTTTCTCAAGGCGAGATTCGCAGTGGGCACATATTGTTATTTCTATTTGATCAGGAACCTCAGCTAAAACAACATCTTCTAAAAAACAGGATTTACAGAGATTATCAAAAAGTTTCTCTTCAGTTTTTCCACAATTTGGACAGAACATAAAAATCATTCATTTAAAAATAATAGTATTTATAAATGGGAAATACCATTTATAATGTCTTAAGTGGAGCTTTAGCACCACATGCTTCGCATTTAAGTAAAAATACACGGTCTTCTCGGACTATCTTGGTATCTGGCCTGTTACACTCGTGGCACATGATAAATCTTTTTACATAGTCGTCTATTCTTTCATTTATGAGGTAGTGTGTAAATTTACCCTGCATTATAGCTCTGCTTCCTTCTAAATTCCCTGCAGTTCCTAATTCTCTGAGTAAAAATTTGAGAACATGCTGAGGGTCCCTGTTTAATGCTTCTGTAATATCTTTAAAGTTCTGTATAATTGTCCTGTTTCCCTGAATTACTGAATATGCTTTAGGAACGCTAAATCGTTTTGTTTCAAAAACCTTTTGGGGTAACTGGTCTATAGCTCTATCTAATAATTTATCGTAATCGCTCATATTATCAACCTCCAATAAAGTTGAATTGGTTTAGTTATAATCTTAAAAATAACATTTTAAATTATAATGGATATAGTTATACTTTTCATGACTTAAAAAAGTAATGATCTCGGCTGTGAAATTATAAATTTCTTTGGACATGGAAAAATAGTCAAAATTTTGAAAAATAAAAAAAATGGGGTGTGGATAAATCACACTGTTTTAAGATATCCAGATGCAGGTTCAAATACTAGTCCCTGTTGTTTAAGTTTTGTTATTATCTGCTTGACTTTATCTTCACCTATGTTGTACCTATCGGAAACTTCATCAGTGAGTATGTTGACTGGTACTCTACCGCCGTATTCCTCACTTAACTCTTTAATGACATCAAGAAGAACTCTGGCTTTATCACGTTCTGATTTAGGTGTACGTCCTTCTACTTTGTCAATATCAACTTTTCCGGTTTCAGGGTCATATCCCACCTGTTTCATACATTCCTGCTGCAGCTTAATGGCCCTTTTTGCATCATCCGCAGTAACTTTTTCTCCTAAACGTATCTTACAGTTTGCCTCAGATAACCTGACCAGCGCTTCAAGCTGACGGGCTGTAATTGGAACTGGAGAATCTTCATCCTCTGCGCTGCCCCTCATTCCAACATAAAACTCTTTAAGTACTTCAATGGCATCATCAGTAAGTTCAGGGCTGGGCTGCTTTCTTGCATATGCAATATATTTCCTTAAAAGTTCCGGATCAATCTCAAAAGGAATTTCCGCACTTTTATGTATATTCAAAATGTGGCCTGCAAGTTTTCTATCCCTTTCAGCGTCAGGTTTATCTTCCACAACAAATATGAGGTCGAACCTGGAAAGTATCGGTGCTGGAAGGTTTATCTGTTCTGCAACAGATTTATAACGGTCAAATCTTCCAAATTTCGGGTTCGCTGCTGCCAGCATGGCGCATCGAGAGTTTAAAGTTGCCATTATACCTGCTTTTGCAATACTTATTGTCTGCTGTTCTAATGCTTCGTGTATAGCGGACCTATCTTCAGACCTCATTTTATCCAGTTCGTCTACACAAGCATTACCCCTATCTGCTAAGACCAATGCACCTGCTTCAAGCGACCATCCTCCAAGATCGTCCTTAACAGCAGCTGCGGTAAGTCCTACACCACTTGTACCTTTACCACTTGTATATATTCCCCTTGGTGCCAGTTTTGATACATATTTAAGTATCTGAGATTTACCAATACCGGGGTCACCAACAATAAGTATGTGAATATCTCCCCTGATCCTGGTTTTATCT
This genomic window from Methanobacterium veterum contains:
- a CDS encoding 60S ribosomal export protein NMD3; this encodes MFCPNCGKTEEKLFDNLCKSCFLEDVVLAEVPDQIEITICAHCESRLEKGKWHDLEISDEEVILNTLNDNITLNKYAEDVEIDLELILERGSTLEFIVHITGSILGEIIEQDYKLNVKINRNVCPECSKYMSGYYEAVIQLRADNRNPDEEEINSIDMLVADSINKISKKNKMAYIAERFVLKEGIDYYVGSQKVAKRLSNILKDHFGGVIKESPRLMGRDKSAGKDLYRTWISFRIPYFRVNDFVKYGNILGQVTSIEGKRISVHDLVSQSQTSIQWRDYDKIETVAKKEDIKETTVTAKSPNSIQILHPVSYEPLDIDINPEIADVEIGSQVPVVEIEGNVYILGNFKNN
- a CDS encoding tyrosine--tRNA ligase, with protein sequence MDIDNTIDMIERGTLEIISHDELKEKLQKDSPVAYIGYEPSGKVHLGHAITVKKMIDLQKAGFKIKILLADLHAYLNEKGTLEEIKEIADYMRKCFLAFGLSEETEFILGSSFQTSEEYTCKIYQLALSTTLARAKRSMAQITRHETDHRVAEVIYPLMQVIDMLFLDVDVALGGMEQRKIHMLARENLPKVGSSVPVIIHTPLLHGTDGSEKMSSSKENFIAIDDSPETIKKKIKNSFCPAGEVEGNPIIEIAKHFIYDHKDTMLIERPPKFGGNLELSYNELLESYKDGKLHPLDLKNTVTNELIEILEPVRNYFE
- a CDS encoding translation initiation factor IF-2 subunit beta, with product MSDYDKLLDRAIDQLPQKVFETKRFSVPKAYSVIQGNRTIIQNFKDITEALNRDPQHVLKFLLRELGTAGNLEGSRAIMQGKFTHYLINERIDDYVKRFIMCHECNRPDTKIVREDRVFLLKCEACGAKAPLKTL
- the tmk gene encoding dTMP kinase; this encodes MYICLEGIDGSGKSTQILLLEEWLNECGFEVMRVFEPTDSDTGRLIRKMLRDPDATGENFQKTLALLFAADRMVLMDEIEAAEESGKIVISDRCFYSSIVYQNDPSWLYELNKFVKIPDMVILLDLDVETALKRCDGKDSFENKIFLEKIRERYLDLAEKNDFFVINANNGINKVYDEMKRVISPKIGRCV
- the mcm gene encoding minichromosome maintenance protein MCM; this encodes MDTITEKSKTSVAKFEEFFSTPECKEIVSEALAKYPDERSVVVNYLQLEMFDPDLADLLIEKPEEVIQAAQKAIKNIDTARKNADLQVRFENLSNVIPLRDLKSKYIGKFVAVDGIIRKANEIRPRIVNAMFECRSCMRLHEVPQKSNMISEPALCQECGGRSFRLIQDESEFIDTQTTKLQEPLENLSGGEQPRQINVVLEDDLVDTITPGDIIRITGTLKTVRDEQTKLFKNYIYCNYIDALEQEFEELQISEEDEQEIVELAADPDVYNKIINSTAPSIQGYREVKEAIALQLFGGCVKELEDKTRIRGDIHILIVGDPGIGKSQILKYVSKLAPRGIYTSGKGTSGVGLTAAAVKDDLGGWSLEAGALVLADRGNACVDELDKMRSEDRSAIHEALEQQTISIAKAGIMATLNSRCAMLAAANPKFGRFDRYKSVAEQINLPAPILSRFDLIFVVEDKPDAERDRKLAGHILNIHKSAEIPFEIDPELLRKYIAYARKQPSPELTDDAIEVLKEFYVGMRGSAEDEDSPVPITARQLEALVRLSEANCKIRLGEKVTADDAKRAIKLQQECMKQVGYDPETGKVDIDKVEGRTPKSERDKARVLLDVIKELSEEYGGRVPVNILTDEVSDRYNIGEDKVKQIITKLKQQGLVFEPASGYLKTV